A genome region from Macaca nemestrina isolate mMacNem1 chromosome 20, mMacNem.hap1, whole genome shotgun sequence includes the following:
- the C20H19orf12 gene encoding protein C19orf12 homolog isoform X2 translates to MTIMVEDIMKLLCSLSGERKMKAAVKHSGKGALVTGAVAFVGGLVGGPPGLAVGGAVGGLLGAWMTSGQFKPIPQILMELPPAEQQKLFKEAMAIIRHLEWTDAVQLTALVMGSKALQQKLLAMLVNYITKELRAEIQYDD, encoded by the exons ATGACCATCATGGTGGAGGACATCATGAAGCTGCTGTGCTCCCTTTCTGGGGAGAGGAAGATGAAGGCGGCTGTCAAACACTCTGGGAAGGGTGCCCTGGTCACAGGGGCCGTGGCCTTCGTCGGGGGTTTGGTGGGCGGCCCGCCGGGACTCGCTGTTG GGGGGGCTGTCGGGGGGCTGTTAGGTGCCTGGATGACAAGTGGACAGTTTAAGCCAATTCCTCAAATCCTAATGGAGCTGCCCCCTGCCGAGCAACAGAAGCTCTTTAAGGAAGCCATGGCCATCATCAGGCACCTAGAATGGACGGATGCCGTGCAGCTGACCGCGCTGGTCATGGGCAGCAAGGCCCTGCAGCAGAAGCTGCTGGCCATGCTGGTGAACTACATCACCAAGGAGCTGCGGGCCGAGATCCAGTACGATGACTAG